A single genomic interval of Litoreibacter ponti harbors:
- a CDS encoding extracellular solute-binding protein, which produces MSPKATTALATIAVLGSTIAAFAEGELNLYSSRHYDTDERLYSDFTDATGITINRIEGKADELIARMQAEGANSPADILLTVDTSRLERAKNAGVLQAIESDVLEDKIPDNLQDSDNQWFGFSQRARIIFYDKATVTEPPMDYVALADPKYKGMVCHRSSSNVYSQTLLSAVIENHGEDAAREWAQGMVDNFARAPQGGDTDQLRGIVSGECAISVANTYYFARALRTDVDGVTAEIDKIGWVFPAQEAEGAHINLSGGGVAANAPNRENAVKFLEYLASDQAQQYFSSGNDEFPAVPGVALSESVAKLGTFKADPVSLSAVAKNVPTAQKIFNEVGWK; this is translated from the coding sequence ATGTCACCCAAGGCCACCACCGCACTCGCAACGATCGCAGTTCTGGGATCCACCATCGCCGCCTTCGCGGAAGGGGAATTGAACCTGTATTCGTCGCGCCATTATGACACCGACGAGCGGCTCTATTCGGATTTCACCGACGCCACTGGCATCACAATCAATCGGATTGAAGGCAAGGCGGACGAGCTGATCGCCCGGATGCAGGCCGAGGGCGCGAACTCGCCCGCCGACATCTTGCTGACGGTCGACACCTCCCGTCTTGAGCGCGCCAAAAATGCTGGCGTTCTGCAGGCAATCGAAAGCGATGTGCTGGAAGATAAAATTCCCGACAACCTGCAAGACAGCGATAACCAGTGGTTCGGCTTCTCGCAGCGCGCCCGGATCATTTTCTACGACAAGGCCACGGTGACCGAGCCGCCGATGGATTATGTCGCCTTGGCCGACCCGAAGTACAAGGGCATGGTCTGTCACCGCTCGTCCAGCAACGTGTATTCTCAGACGCTGTTGTCAGCGGTGATCGAAAACCACGGCGAAGATGCTGCGCGAGAGTGGGCGCAGGGCATGGTCGATAACTTCGCGCGCGCCCCGCAGGGCGGCGACACGGATCAGCTGCGCGGCATCGTCTCTGGGGAATGCGCGATCTCGGTCGCCAATACGTATTACTTCGCGCGGGCCTTGCGAACGGACGTGGACGGCGTGACCGCCGAGATTGACAAGATCGGCTGGGTCTTCCCGGCGCAGGAGGCCGAAGGTGCGCATATCAACCTGTCCGGCGGTGGCGTTGCCGCCAACGCGCCGAACCGGGAAAACGCGGTCAAGTTCCTTGAATACCTCGCCTCCGATCAGGCGCAGCAGTATTTCTCCAGCGGCAATGATGAGTTTCCCGCGGTGCCGGGTGTCGCGCTGAGCGAGAGCGTGGCAAAGCTGGGAACGTTCAAGGCCGACCCGGTCAGCCTGAGCGCCGTCGCCAAGAACGTGCCGACGGCCCAGAAAATCTTCAACGAGGTTGGCTGGAAGTAG